The proteins below come from a single Mycolicibacterium sp. TY81 genomic window:
- a CDS encoding FAD-dependent monooxygenase, producing MTTTSSTTDVLIIGAGPAGTALAIDLARRGVAVRLIDKAPHAFDGSRAKGVQPRTLEVLEDLGALPDVLNQGTLYPPMGIHLGPLTIPYRAMAKGKRSADVPYPDTWLIPQHQTDRALHARFETLGGRVEFGTELTEFTDHGTHVTARVTTADGGEDITARYLVGADGGASRVRKIVGVEFSGSTDEADRILIVDAAVSGGLSRKYWHVWPGVKGRFVGACPLPHSDTFQWMIRLAPDEQPPQDLAQINARIQAHTRNKQLALRDIQWQSVFRPNIRLAENYRRGRVLLVGDAAHVHTPAGAQGLNTGIGDAYNLGWKLGQVLAGADDRLLDTYEQERRPIAAGVLGLSTKKYEGIAKLDPSSLRRGKDEKQLALTYRGGPLAPPAADDTATLRVGDRAPDADLVTADGRRVRLFDAYRGSHFTALAYGRHAAAALAALEWPTAGASLDRLVVDAGRGGPDGVFGDPTGEFAKIYGLTRDTLVLVRPDGYIGHIAVHDLAGTTRAAVQAMTPLSSVSAPSKQL from the coding sequence ATGACCACAACAAGCAGCACCACCGACGTCTTGATCATCGGCGCCGGACCCGCGGGCACCGCGCTCGCGATCGACCTCGCCCGCCGCGGCGTGGCGGTACGCCTCATCGACAAGGCACCACACGCCTTCGACGGTTCGCGTGCCAAAGGCGTCCAACCGCGCACCCTCGAGGTCCTCGAGGACTTGGGTGCACTACCCGACGTCCTCAATCAGGGCACCCTGTACCCGCCGATGGGCATCCACCTCGGCCCCCTCACCATCCCGTACCGCGCGATGGCCAAAGGCAAGCGCAGTGCCGACGTCCCCTACCCCGACACCTGGCTGATCCCCCAGCACCAAACCGACCGCGCACTGCATGCCCGGTTCGAAACCCTGGGTGGCCGTGTCGAATTCGGAACCGAGTTGACGGAATTCACCGACCACGGCACGCATGTCACCGCGCGCGTCACGACCGCCGATGGTGGCGAGGACATCACCGCGCGCTACCTCGTCGGCGCTGACGGCGGCGCCAGCCGGGTCCGCAAGATCGTCGGCGTCGAATTCAGCGGTTCCACCGACGAGGCCGACCGCATCCTCATCGTCGACGCCGCGGTCTCCGGTGGGCTGTCGCGCAAGTACTGGCACGTCTGGCCTGGCGTCAAGGGTCGCTTCGTGGGCGCCTGCCCGCTGCCGCACAGCGACACCTTCCAGTGGATGATCCGACTTGCGCCCGACGAGCAACCGCCGCAAGACCTGGCTCAGATCAACGCGCGCATCCAGGCGCATACCCGCAACAAGCAGCTCGCGCTGCGAGACATCCAGTGGCAGTCGGTTTTTCGGCCCAACATCCGGCTGGCCGAGAACTACCGACGCGGCCGCGTCCTGCTGGTCGGTGATGCCGCGCATGTGCACACCCCCGCCGGCGCCCAGGGCCTCAACACCGGGATCGGCGACGCCTACAACCTGGGCTGGAAACTCGGCCAGGTCCTGGCCGGAGCCGACGATCGGCTCCTCGACACCTATGAACAGGAACGCCGGCCCATTGCTGCCGGCGTGCTCGGGCTCTCCACGAAGAAGTACGAGGGGATCGCCAAGCTCGACCCATCGAGCCTGCGGCGCGGAAAGGACGAGAAACAACTCGCCCTGACCTACCGCGGCGGGCCGCTGGCGCCGCCGGCCGCCGACGACACCGCGACGCTGCGCGTCGGTGACCGCGCGCCGGACGCCGACCTCGTCACCGCGGACGGGCGCCGCGTGCGACTGTTCGACGCTTACCGCGGATCGCATTTCACCGCGCTGGCCTACGGTCGGCACGCCGCCGCCGCGCTGGCAGCACTCGAGTGGCCCACCGCGGGCGCGTCACTCGACCGCCTCGTCGTCGATGCAGGCCGCGGCGGCCCCGACGGCGTGTTCGGCGACCCGACCGGAGAATTCGCCAAGATCTACGGCTTGACGCGGGACACGCTGGTGCTCGTCCGCCCCGACGGTTACATCGGCCACATCGCCGTCCACGACCTCGCCGGAACAACGCGGGCCGCCGTGCAGGCCATGACTCCGCTGTCCTCCGTATCAGCGCCGTCGAAGCAGTTATGA
- a CDS encoding MFS transporter codes for MATGLLAYAFAVIMAGTTLPTPMYALYADTMGFTVLTGTVIYAAYAGGVLAALMLFGRWSDAIGRRPVLLAGVALAVASAATFLMAGDVTTLVAARVLSGLSAGIFTGTATAAIIEAAPPKWRTRAAAIATVANIGGLGAGPFLAGVLVQYCPAPLQLAFALHIVLAVAAGLAVVAIPETSARTGQLGIQRLQLPAEVRGTFTLAAIGTFAGFACMGLFAALAPSFLSTMIGIHNHAAAGLVASCTFLASAIAQVAANQTQPHRAMAVGCAMLVLGMIALVAALITSSLAGVVAAAVISGAGQGISFSRGLAAITEATPIERRAEVSSTLFVVAYLAISLPVIGEGLAAQHWGLRSAGIGFAIGVGVLAATCLIALPALRRRR; via the coding sequence GTGGCCACCGGGCTGCTGGCGTACGCGTTCGCCGTGATCATGGCCGGCACGACATTGCCCACCCCGATGTATGCGCTCTACGCCGACACCATGGGCTTCACCGTTCTCACCGGCACGGTGATCTACGCGGCCTACGCCGGTGGGGTGCTGGCGGCGCTGATGCTGTTCGGACGCTGGTCCGACGCCATCGGTCGACGACCGGTCCTGCTCGCCGGGGTCGCCCTCGCGGTCGCCAGCGCCGCGACGTTCCTGATGGCCGGCGATGTGACGACCCTGGTGGCCGCTCGGGTGCTGTCGGGACTGTCCGCCGGCATCTTCACCGGCACGGCCACCGCAGCGATCATCGAAGCCGCACCACCGAAATGGCGTACCAGGGCCGCCGCCATCGCAACCGTCGCCAACATCGGCGGCCTGGGTGCGGGTCCCTTCCTGGCCGGTGTTCTCGTCCAATACTGCCCGGCACCGCTGCAGCTGGCGTTCGCGCTGCACATCGTGCTGGCGGTGGCGGCGGGCCTTGCGGTCGTCGCGATTCCCGAAACATCAGCCAGGACTGGGCAACTTGGTATACAACGGCTGCAGCTTCCCGCGGAGGTACGCGGCACTTTCACCCTCGCCGCGATCGGGACGTTCGCGGGATTCGCCTGCATGGGGCTGTTCGCCGCGCTGGCACCGTCGTTCCTGTCCACCATGATCGGCATTCACAACCACGCCGCGGCCGGGCTGGTCGCCAGCTGCACCTTCCTCGCCTCGGCGATCGCCCAGGTGGCGGCCAACCAGACGCAGCCGCACCGCGCGATGGCCGTGGGTTGCGCGATGCTGGTGCTCGGCATGATCGCCTTGGTGGCGGCGCTGATCACCAGCTCACTGGCCGGAGTCGTCGCTGCCGCCGTCATTTCCGGTGCGGGACAAGGCATCAGCTTCAGCCGCGGCCTGGCCGCCATCACCGAGGCCACACCAATCGAGCGGCGCGCTGAAGTCAGCTCGACGCTGTTCGTGGTGGCCTACCTGGCCATCTCGCTGCCCGTCATCGGCGAAGGCCTGGCCGCACAGCACTGGGGGCTGCGCAGCGCCGGCATCGGTTTCGCCATCGGAGTCGGCGTGCTCGCGGCCACCTGCCTGATCGCGTTACCGGCCCTGCGCCGCCGGCGCTGA
- a CDS encoding alpha-(1->3)-arabinofuranosyltransferase: MQRHRCSTGSNTATAADPAAPLSRRCLWVVSAAALVLTFAQSPGRVSPDTKLDLTANPARFLARAANLWSSDLPFGQSQNQAYGYLFPHGTFFLAGDVIGLPGWVTQRLWWALLLVVGFWGVIRVAEALGIGSRSSRVLAAVAFALSPRALTTLGAISSETLPMMLAPWVLLPVILALRGDSGICARFSAVSAENRAQITPGIRQLAARSAVAVALMGAVNAVATLTGCLAAIIWWAAHRPNRRWWRFTAWWFGCTLLAILWWAVALLLLGRISPPFLDFIESSGVTTQWLSLTEVLRGTYGWTAFVATNATAGSSLVTGSVAVLATTLVAAGGMAGLAMRSMPARGRLISMLLFGLLLLAVAYAGGLGSPIAHQVRAFLDAGGTPLRNVHKLEPVLRLPLALGLAHVLGRIPLPGTAPRREWINAFAHLERDKRMAVAVVLLTALVAGTSLAWTGRLAAPGAYRAIPQYWHQTADWLDAHNAETPGRVLVAPGAPFANQVWGNTHDEPLQVLERGAWGVRDSIPLTPPETIRALDSVQRLFATGRPSAGLADTLARQGISFVVVRNDLDPDNSRSARPLLVHRALEGSRGLTKVAQFGDPVGPGTLDGFVSDSGLRPRYPAVEIYRVTGTVSTQPYLAATDTMPRVDGGPESLLRIDERRRLMGRNPLGPMILTSDAQRAGLPVPEVTATDTPLARETDYGRVDDHSSAVRAPDDPRRTYNRVMDYPSPGATTAYGQWPGGRITTSSSSSDSTALPNVATAAGPAAAIDGDTSTSWVSSSLQTAVGQWLQVDFDHPVTNATITLTPSATAVGAQVRRIEVATANGTSTIRFDQPGKPLTAALPYGETSWVRFTATGTDDGSPGVQFGITDFSVTQYDASGFAHAVSLRHTVDVPGPPAGSAVAQWDLGNDQLGRPGCAEGPNGVRCAATMAQSPEEPVNMSRTLTVPTPTAVVPTIWVQARQGPHLADLVSQPGTTRASGDSDVIDVAGSAYAATDGDPRTAWVAPQGIVQFRNGANLTVHLPAPTTVSALRLTPSASELPAHPTVVAVDLGNGPQVRRIGDGPQTIKLNPTKTDTIKLSILDWHDLIDRTSLGFDQVKPPGLAEVTALDDRGAPIAPADAAANRRRAITLPCGRGPIVAIAGQFLQTSVHTTVGALLDSEPIAAQPCQSAPLQLPAGKQELLISPGPFFTVVGARLTGPLAAHIHSAPTTPAQLKTWTSDHREVDVTPSPVQRVLVVPESVNPGWTAHTANGAVLTPVTINGWQQGWVLPAGTAGIVTLTFGLNTPYRIGLFGGLALLPILALLALLPMRRRVDDEPTPTWQPGPAVVGVALAGFGVLVAGFAGLATVAAAIGIRFLLRSRERWLDGWTVIASASGLIGAGAVLSAYPWRSVDGYVGHSPWVQFLALVSVAALAASLWDAPQAKSG; encoded by the coding sequence ATCCAGCGTCATCGGTGCTCAACCGGGTCGAATACGGCAACCGCAGCTGATCCCGCAGCGCCGCTCTCCCGGCGCTGCCTATGGGTCGTCAGCGCGGCCGCACTGGTCCTGACGTTCGCCCAGTCACCGGGCCGGGTCTCGCCCGACACCAAACTCGATCTCACCGCCAACCCCGCACGCTTCCTGGCGCGGGCGGCGAATCTGTGGAGCAGCGACCTCCCCTTCGGCCAGTCGCAGAACCAGGCCTACGGCTACCTGTTCCCGCACGGCACGTTCTTCCTCGCCGGTGATGTCATCGGCCTGCCCGGCTGGGTGACGCAGCGGCTGTGGTGGGCGTTGCTGCTCGTCGTCGGCTTCTGGGGCGTCATCAGGGTCGCCGAGGCGCTCGGCATCGGGAGCCGGTCGTCGCGCGTGCTCGCCGCCGTGGCGTTCGCGCTGTCCCCGCGGGCGCTGACGACGCTGGGCGCCATCTCCTCCGAGACCCTGCCGATGATGCTGGCGCCGTGGGTGCTGCTGCCGGTGATCCTGGCGCTGCGCGGTGACTCGGGGATTTGTGCACGATTTTCCGCGGTGAGCGCGGAAAATCGTGCACAAATCACGCCTGGAATCCGGCAGTTGGCCGCCCGCTCGGCCGTCGCCGTCGCGCTGATGGGCGCGGTGAACGCCGTCGCGACGCTGACGGGCTGCCTGGCCGCGATCATCTGGTGGGCCGCGCACCGGCCCAACCGGCGCTGGTGGCGCTTCACGGCGTGGTGGTTCGGCTGCACGCTGCTCGCGATCCTGTGGTGGGCCGTGGCGCTGCTGCTGCTGGGCCGGATCAGCCCGCCGTTCCTGGACTTCATCGAATCGTCGGGCGTCACGACGCAGTGGCTGTCACTGACCGAGGTGCTGCGCGGCACCTACGGCTGGACGGCGTTCGTCGCGACCAACGCGACGGCCGGTTCGTCGCTGGTGACCGGTTCGGTCGCGGTACTGGCGACGACGCTCGTGGCCGCCGGCGGCATGGCGGGCCTGGCGATGCGCAGCATGCCGGCCCGCGGGCGGCTCATCTCGATGCTGCTGTTCGGGCTGCTGCTGCTCGCGGTCGCGTACGCGGGCGGGCTGGGCTCGCCCATCGCGCACCAGGTGCGGGCCTTCCTCGATGCCGGCGGCACCCCGCTGCGCAACGTGCACAAGCTCGAGCCGGTGCTGCGGCTGCCGCTGGCGCTGGGCCTGGCCCACGTGCTGGGCCGGATTCCCCTGCCGGGCACCGCGCCGCGGCGGGAGTGGATCAACGCGTTCGCGCACCTCGAGCGGGACAAGCGGATGGCCGTGGCCGTCGTGCTGCTGACGGCACTGGTCGCCGGGACGTCGTTGGCGTGGACGGGCCGGCTCGCCGCGCCGGGTGCCTACCGCGCCATCCCGCAGTACTGGCACCAGACCGCGGACTGGCTCGACGCGCACAACGCCGAGACCCCGGGCCGCGTGCTCGTCGCGCCGGGCGCGCCGTTCGCCAACCAGGTCTGGGGCAATACGCACGACGAGCCGCTGCAGGTCCTCGAGCGCGGCGCGTGGGGTGTGCGGGATTCGATTCCGCTGACGCCGCCCGAGACCATCCGGGCGCTGGACTCCGTGCAACGCCTGTTCGCCACCGGGCGGCCGTCCGCCGGATTGGCCGATACCCTGGCCCGCCAAGGCATTTCGTTCGTCGTAGTGCGCAACGACCTGGACCCCGACAACTCGCGGTCGGCGCGACCGCTGCTGGTGCACCGGGCCTTGGAAGGTTCCCGGGGGCTCACGAAAGTCGCGCAGTTCGGCGATCCCGTCGGCCCGGGCACGCTGGACGGGTTCGTCTCCGACAGTGGCCTGCGGCCGCGCTACCCAGCCGTCGAGATCTACCGCGTGACGGGCACCGTGTCCACCCAGCCGTACCTCGCCGCCACCGACACCATGCCGCGCGTCGACGGCGGACCCGAATCGCTGCTGCGCATCGACGAGCGCCGCCGCCTGATGGGGCGAAACCCGTTGGGCCCCATGATCTTGACGTCCGATGCGCAACGCGCCGGGCTGCCGGTGCCAGAGGTGACCGCCACCGATACCCCGCTGGCCCGCGAGACCGACTACGGACGCGTCGACGACCACTCGTCGGCAGTCCGGGCCCCCGACGATCCGCGGCGCACCTACAACCGCGTCATGGACTACCCGAGCCCCGGCGCCACCACGGCCTACGGCCAGTGGCCGGGTGGACGGATCACCACGTCGAGTTCGTCGTCCGATTCGACCGCGCTGCCCAACGTGGCGACAGCGGCCGGGCCGGCCGCCGCGATCGACGGCGACACCTCGACCAGCTGGGTGTCGAGCTCGCTGCAAACCGCTGTGGGGCAATGGCTTCAGGTCGACTTCGACCATCCGGTGACCAACGCGACCATCACCCTGACGCCCAGCGCCACCGCCGTCGGCGCCCAGGTGCGTCGTATCGAAGTCGCAACCGCCAACGGCACCAGCACAATTCGCTTCGATCAGCCCGGCAAGCCATTGACCGCCGCCTTGCCCTACGGCGAGACGTCCTGGGTCCGGTTCACCGCGACCGGCACCGACGACGGCTCGCCCGGCGTGCAGTTCGGCATCACCGACTTCTCTGTGACGCAGTACGACGCGTCCGGCTTCGCCCACGCCGTGAGCTTGCGGCACACCGTCGACGTGCCCGGCCCGCCGGCGGGATCGGCTGTCGCGCAATGGGATTTGGGCAATGATCAGCTGGGCCGGCCCGGCTGCGCCGAGGGCCCGAACGGGGTCCGGTGCGCCGCCACCATGGCGCAGTCGCCCGAAGAACCCGTCAACATGAGCCGCACCCTCACCGTGCCGACGCCGACGGCCGTCGTCCCGACGATCTGGGTGCAGGCCCGGCAGGGACCGCACCTGGCCGACCTGGTGAGCCAGCCCGGCACCACCCGGGCGTCCGGCGACTCGGACGTCATCGACGTCGCGGGATCGGCCTACGCCGCCACCGACGGCGATCCGCGGACCGCCTGGGTCGCGCCGCAGGGCATCGTCCAGTTCCGCAACGGTGCCAACCTGACCGTGCACCTGCCGGCGCCGACGACCGTCAGCGCCCTGCGACTCACGCCCAGCGCCTCCGAGCTGCCGGCGCATCCGACCGTCGTCGCCGTCGACCTCGGCAACGGACCGCAGGTGCGACGCATCGGCGACGGCCCGCAGACCATCAAGCTCAACCCCACGAAGACCGACACCATCAAGCTGTCGATCCTCGACTGGCACGACCTGATCGACCGCACGTCACTGGGATTCGACCAGGTGAAGCCGCCCGGCCTCGCCGAGGTCACCGCCCTCGACGACCGCGGCGCGCCGATCGCCCCCGCCGACGCGGCCGCCAACCGACGCCGCGCCATCACGCTGCCGTGTGGCCGCGGACCGATCGTCGCGATCGCCGGCCAGTTCCTGCAGACCTCGGTGCACACCACCGTCGGCGCGCTCCTGGACAGCGAGCCCATCGCGGCCCAGCCCTGCCAATCCGCGCCGCTGCAACTGCCCGCCGGGAAACAGGAGCTGCTGATCAGCCCCGGCCCGTTCTTCACCGTCGTCGGCGCCCGCCTGACGGGCCCGCTCGCCGCCCACATCCACAGTGCCCCAACAACTCCCGCGCAGCTGAAGACATGGACCTCCGATCACCGCGAGGTGGACGTGACGCCGTCTCCGGTGCAGCGGGTGCTCGTCGTGCCCGAGAGCGTCAACCCCGGCTGGACCGCCCACACCGCCAACGGCGCCGTCCTCACGCCGGTGACCATCAACGGCTGGCAGCAGGGCTGGGTGCTGCCGGCCGGCACCGCGGGCATCGTCACACTGACATTCGGGCTGAACACCCCGTACCGCATCGGGTTGTTCGGCGGGCTCGCACTGCTCCCGATCCTGGCGCTCTTGGCGCTGCTGCCGATGCGGCGCCGCGTCGACGACGAGCCGACGCCGACCTGGCAGCCGGGTCCCGCGGTGGTCGGCGTGGCTCTTGCCGGGTTCGGTGTCCTGGTGGCCGGATTCGCGGGTCTGGCGACCGTCGCGGCAGCCATCGGCATCCGGTTCCTGCTGAGGTCGCGGGAGCGGTGGCTGGACGGCTGGACCGTCATCGCCTCGGCGAGTGGCCTCATCGGTGCCGGCGCGGTGCTCAGCGCGTACCCGTGGCGGTCGGTGGACGGCTACGTCGGGCATTCGCCGTGGGTGCAGTTCCTGGCGCTGGTCTCGGTGGCCGCGCTGGCGGCGTCGTTGTGGGACGCGCCGCAGGCGAAAAGCGGATAG
- a CDS encoding DUF2613 domain-containing protein: MDRFLVPAGASIVVGLLLGAAAVFGTTLMLEQDTKPTLQSGDPASSVLNRVEYGNRS; encoded by the coding sequence ATGGACCGCTTCCTCGTGCCCGCCGGAGCCAGCATCGTGGTCGGTCTGTTGCTCGGCGCCGCAGCGGTCTTCGGCACCACGCTGATGCTGGAGCAGGACACCAAGCCGACGCTGCAATCGGGCGATCCAGCGTCATCGGTGCTCAACCGGGTCGAATACGGCAACCGCAGCTGA
- a CDS encoding glycoside hydrolase family 3 N-terminal domain-containing protein has protein sequence MSLTRTLGALALVSGLVAGCSSSSDRPAASSTSSQASSTASSSKPMDAPAPTSPPCDPHALLSTLTLRQKLAQLLMVGVKDAADARAAVTQQQVGGIFIGSWTDLSMLSDGSIPALQAASGALPLAVSIDEEGGRVSRLKKLIGPQESARVLAATKTPAEVQAIAKDRGQQMKDKFGITVDFAPDADVTEEADDEVIGDRSFGADPQKVTEYAGAYAAGLREAGLVPVLKHFPGHGHGSGDSHTGGVKTPPLEALKDNDLVPYRTLTTQQPVAVMVGHLQVPGLTQGDDPASLSKPAYDLLRSGEYGGPPFDGVVFTDDLTGMAAITQHFGVADAALKALQAGADVALWITTDGVPDVLDKLEAAVQAGQLDQAQVDKSVLRVAGMKGPGAKCVK, from the coding sequence ATGTCCCTGACCCGAACCCTCGGCGCGCTGGCACTGGTGTCCGGATTGGTCGCCGGTTGCTCGTCGTCGTCCGACCGTCCGGCCGCGTCCAGTACGTCCAGCCAGGCCTCCAGCACCGCGTCGTCGAGCAAGCCGATGGACGCGCCCGCACCGACCTCACCGCCGTGCGATCCGCACGCGCTGCTCAGCACGCTCACCCTGCGCCAGAAGCTGGCCCAGCTGCTCATGGTGGGTGTCAAGGACGCCGCCGACGCCCGCGCCGCGGTGACGCAGCAGCAGGTCGGCGGCATCTTCATCGGCAGCTGGACGGATCTGTCGATGCTGTCGGACGGTTCGATCCCGGCGCTGCAGGCCGCATCCGGCGCGCTGCCGCTGGCGGTCAGCATCGACGAGGAGGGCGGCCGGGTGTCCCGGCTGAAGAAGCTGATCGGCCCGCAGGAGTCGGCGCGCGTGCTGGCGGCGACCAAGACCCCGGCCGAGGTTCAGGCCATCGCCAAGGACCGCGGGCAGCAGATGAAGGACAAGTTCGGCATCACCGTCGACTTCGCGCCCGACGCCGACGTCACCGAGGAGGCCGACGACGAGGTCATCGGCGACCGCTCGTTCGGCGCGGACCCGCAGAAGGTGACCGAGTACGCCGGTGCGTACGCCGCGGGGCTGCGTGAGGCGGGGCTCGTCCCGGTGCTCAAGCACTTCCCGGGGCACGGGCACGGCTCGGGCGACTCGCACACGGGCGGGGTGAAGACGCCGCCGCTGGAGGCGCTCAAAGACAACGACCTGGTGCCGTACCGGACGCTGACGACGCAGCAGCCCGTCGCTGTGATGGTCGGCCACCTGCAGGTGCCGGGACTGACGCAGGGCGACGACCCGGCCAGCCTGAGCAAGCCGGCCTACGACCTGCTGCGCAGCGGCGAGTACGGCGGCCCGCCGTTCGACGGCGTGGTGTTCACCGACGACCTGACCGGCATGGCCGCCATCACCCAGCACTTCGGCGTGGCCGACGCGGCGCTCAAGGCGCTGCAGGCCGGCGCGGACGTCGCGCTGTGGATCACCACCGACGGCGTCCCGGACGTGCTCGACAAGCTGGAGGCGGCGGTGCAGGCCGGGCAGCTGGACCAGGCGCAGGTCGACAAGTCGGTGCTGCGGGTGGCGGGCATGAAGGGGCCGGGCGCGAAATGCGTGAAGTAG